In the Flavobacterium sp. 90 genome, TAATCGTGGGTGCAATTCCATTAATACGAATTGTGGGAGCCAGTTCTGCGCCAAACGATTTTACAAGACCTTCTACTCCACCTTTTGCTACAGCAATACTGGCATGATAAGGCATTCCGAGTTTTACGGCAACTGTACTAAAAAGAATAATCGACGGATTTGTTCCTTTTTTTAAAGCCGGCAAATAATGCTGTATCACTTTTACAGCGCCAATGACATTGATTTCGAAATCATTTCGAAAATCATCAATACTTAAATTCAAAATAGGTTTCAAATTTATAGATCCGGGACAATAAATAAGAGCATCGATACTTTCAATTTCAGGAAGTGTATCAAGTAAAACATCTGCTTTATAATGAATTAAATTAGGATGCGAAATATCAGGAGCATTTCTGCTAATGTTGTAAACCTGCTTATTTTCTAATTGCTGCAACACTATTGTACTGCCAATTCCTTTGCTTCCTCCAATAACTACTACTTTTTCCATTGTAATATCTTTAAATTAAAAATGCTTTCTAATTGCTCAATATTCACAATCAACTTTAATAAAAAGCTGATTTACAGCTTAAAGATAGTTATTGTTTAACTTTTATGCAATAACATTAAACAAAATAAATTTTAATTAAGTATCTTAGCCTTACAATTATTCCATTTAATAGTTCAAAAAAACTTATTTATATGAATGTAAAACATAGCAACTTTTCTGTAATTGAACTGGATCGTATCATTGAAATGGCTTGGGAAGACAGAACCACATTTGATGCTATAAAATTTCAATTTAATTTATCAGAAGCTGATGTGAAGGTTTTAATGAAAAAAGAATTGAAATTTAGCAGTTATAAACTATGGCGTAAACGTGTAGAGAATTGCAAAACCAAACATTCGGCAAAACGTTCCGTCGAAATAGATCGTTTTAAATGCAGCAGACAACGTGCGATTTCAAACAATAAAATTTCAAAGAGAAGATAATAATCTCTGTTTAACAAAGGCATTGACTTCATTACAACTTAAAAATTGAACAAAAAAGAGATCAATATTATATGGTTCAAACGTGATCTTCGTTTTACAGATCACGAACCTCTTTTTATGGCACAGCAAGAAAATATTCCACTGCTTTTGGTTTATATTTTTGAGCCTTCAATAATGGCGCACGATGATTCGGATGTTCGTCATTGGAGGTTTGTTTATGAATCTTTGAAGGAAATGCAATCTAAGTTAAAGGCAATTGGAGCACAACTTTATTATTTTCATAATGAAGTCGAACCTGTTTTTGAGCAATTATGCAGCATTTATGATGTTAAAACCGTTTTTTCGTATCAGGAAATTGGCAATAAAACCACCTTTGAACGCGATATTTCCATGCAGTCTTTTTTTAATAATCATAAGATTATCTGGAAACAATCACAATTACATGGCGTAATCAGAAAACTGAAATCCAGACAAAATTGGGACGAACGCTGGGAAAAAGTAATGCGTGCAGATCCCAGAATAATTGATCTGAATACGATTAAATTTGAAAGTTTAGATGCTGATTTTTATCTGAATTTAAAAGGAAAAACACTTTCTAAAGAAATTACGGAACGCAATGAAAACTTTCAGCAAGGTGGTGAATATTGGGCTTGGCGTTATTTAAAAAGTTTTGCAGAAGAACGTCACGTAAATTACAGCAAACACATTTCTAAACCTAGTTTAAGCCGAAAAAGCTGTAGCAGACTTTCGCCTTATCTCACCTACGGAAACATCAGTATGAGAATGGTATATCAGTATACCAATCAGTTTTATGAAGCGTCTCCAAACCAAAAAGCGATGCTTAATTTTGTTTCAAGACTGCATTGGCATTGTCATTTTATGCAGAAATTTGAAAGTGATTGCCGTATTGAGTTTGAAAATATCGATCATAGCTTTGATGTACTCATAAAACCTAAAAATGAAATCTATATAAAAGCCTGGCAAGAAGGGAAATCCGGTGTTCCTATTGTTGATGCCTGTATGCGATGTTTAATTGCAACCGGATTCATCAACTTTAGAATGCGTGCTTTGGTAGTTTCCTTTTTTGTTTTTAATCTTTGGCAAGACTGGCGCGATCTTCATTTTTTAGCCCGACAGTTTCTGGATTATGAACCCGGAATTCATTATCCGCAGTTGCAAATGCAGGCGGGCGTTACAGGAACAGGAACAATTAGAATCTATAATCCGATTAAAAATTCTGAAGAACATGACAGCGACGGAATCTTTATTAAAAAATGGATTCCCGAATTAGCCAATATTCCGCCTCACTTACTTCATGAACCGTGGAAATTAGGCTTGATAGATCAGCAATTGTATGAATGTGAAATTGGAAAGGATTATCCGTTTCCGATCGTAGATATTGAAGAAACCAGAAAACATGCAAGCGCCATCATTTGGAACATCAGAAAAAATGGAGAAATTAATATTAAATAAAACTTTCCTCCCGATTACTAAATACGATTATTGCTTTTTGGTTTCAACTACAGGGACATAATATATTGTCAAAACCGTTTCCCATGGTTGAAACCCCGGGCTATATTGAATTATTATTGAGGAATTATCTAAAACCATAGCCTGTGGTTTCAACCACAGGAACACAATATATTACCACAACCGTTTCCCATGGTTGAAACCAGGGACTACATTGAATTATCGAAAAATTATTAGCGCTACAACTTGCAATCAATTGCTTATCTTTTCGAAAACATAAATTATTTTTTAAATAAATTTGCTTAAACGTTTAACTTTATTATATTTGCCCTTCAAGAAAACGTTATAGTGAAAAAAGTTTCCATAAAAGATGTAGCATTAAAAGCGGGTGTGTCTATCGCCTCGGTTTCTTATGTGCTTAATAATAAGCCTAACGGCCGCATTGGAAAAGAAACTGCAGAAAAGGTTATCAAAGCAGCCGAAGAATTAAATTATCGTGCCAACACTGCTGCAAAAAATCTAAAAACACAACGAACCAATATTATCGGATTAATTGTGGCTGATATTGCCAATCCTTATTTCTCGCAAATTGCGCGAATAATTGAAAACGAAGCTACTAAAAAAGGATATACACTTATTATAGGAAGTTCTGACGAAAATAAAGAAAAATTTGAAAGTCTTGTCAGTATGTTTTATCACCGTCAAGCGGAAGGATTAATTATTGCGCCTGTTGAAAATTCAGAAGCTTGTTTGCAAAGATTACAAAAACAAAATATTCCGTTTGTGTTTATAGACCGTTATCTTCCAAAGATTAAGGCAGACAATATTCAGATCAATAATTATGATATTAGTTATAATGTTACGCAGCATCTTATCAAAGAAAAACGAAGCAATATACTTATTGTAGCTTATGATTCAACGCTGGATCATTTGATGCAACGAACTCAGGGTTTTAAAGATGCTTTAGAGAAATACAATATACCGTACAACGCAAATAACATATTGAATATTAACAAGGATCAAATTGATCAGGATATTGATAAAGGCTTCAATACTATATTTCAAGGCAATAACAAACCTGATGCTGTATTTTTTGTAAGTAATAAATTGGCGGTTTCAGGCTTAAAAAAAATCATGAAACTTGGAATTGCTGTACCTACAGATCTTGCAGTTGTGGCTTTTGACGAAACGGAAGCATACGAACTTTTCAGCGTGCCATTATCTTATGTAAGTCAGCCTTTGACCGATATTGGAATTGAAGCAGTTGAACTCCTTCATAATAAAATTAAAGATCCGCTGCTTCCTGTACAAAATATTACTCTCGAAGCTCAAATGCACATTAAAGCCTCTTCAAAAATCAATAATTTATAATAACTTTTTTATTTAGCATTTTGCTTAAACGTTTAATCTAATCTCATATGAAATTACTCATTCCACTTATTACGATACAAAACAGCATACAAGAAATTCAAATGCACTTTAATATTTTCAAAATTTAATAATCTATAATACTTTTTTATTTAAAACTTTGCTTAAACGTTTAACCTAACCACTTATGAAAGAACAAACAACTAAATCGTCCATATATTGCTATGGAGAAGTACTTTGGGATATATTCCCTGACGGAGCACGTGCTGGAGGAGCGCCTTTTAATGTAGCTTACAATTTGATGAGAATGGGAGTCGACGCCCACATGATTAGCCGAATTGGAAATGATAAACTAGGCAGCGATCTTATGAAACAGTTATCTGACTGGAATATCGCTACTGAAAACACTCAAATCGATAATCAATATCCTACCGGAACTGTACTGGCTCATATCGATGAACATAACGAGGCACATTATGACATTACAGAACCTGTTGCATGGGATTTTATTGAATATAGAGACGACCAAATTAATAAAGTAAGTAATGCCGCTGCCTTTGTTTTTGGAAGTCTGATTACCAGAGGAGAAAAATCTCGAAATACACTTTTTCAGCTTTTGGAAATAGCAAAATTTAAAGTTTTTGATGTCAATATCAGACCTCCATTCTTTTCTGTTCCTGTGGTTAAAGAACTTCTTTATAAAGCAGATTTGGTTAAGATGAACAAAGCTGAACTACGTTTGATACTGGACTTTTTAGGAAGAGATTATGTCAATGAAGATGACAGTATTCGCTACATACAAGACGAGTTCAATATAAATGAAGTTCTCATAAGTAAAGGCAGTAAAGGTGCTATTTATTATAATGGTGACGATCATTATCAGGCTTTGGCAGTTCCTGTTAAAATAGCAGATACCGTAGGAAGCGGTGACGCATTTCTGGCAGGATTTCTTTCTAAGAGAATTACCAATTCAAGTCCGGAAGAAATTATGGCGCAAGCCGTTGCATTAGGAGGTTTTATTACTTCTAAAGAAGGCGCTTGTCCTTCTTATACCTTAACGGATTTTAATGCTTTTCGCCAAGATCACAAACTAATTTCTTCTTCAATTTAATTCACTATCTGATGTCACAAGCTAAATTTACAGAGAAAAAATATACTATTACGTTCATATTTGTAACCTCACTATTCCTGTTTTGGGCGATTGCTATTACAATGGGCGATGTACTGAACAAACATTTTCAGAATGTTTTACACATTAGTAAATCAGAATCCGGATTGGTACAATTATCCATTTTTGGCGCTTATGCCGTTATGGGAATTCCGGCTGGTTTGTTCATGAAAAAATACGGCTATAAAAAAGGAGTTTTACTAGGGCTTATTTTATATGCTTTGGGTGCTTTTTTATTCATTCCGGCTGCTCAAAACGAATCATTTTCTTTTTTCAGAGCTGCTTTATTTATACTGGCTTCCGGACTTGCAACTCTTGAAACGGTAGCGCATCCTTTCGTCGCTTCCCTTGGAGACGAACGCACAAGCGACCAGCGAATCAATTTTGCACAATCATTCAATGGTTTAGGTGCTATAATTGGACCTTTGGTAGGTGGTTTTTTCATACTAAATACAAAAGGTGCTGAAGGTCTGGAATCTGTTAAAACACTTTACATGATTATTGGATTTGTAATTCTTGCTATCGCATTGGCTTTTTGGTTTGTAAAAGTACCAACTCTAAAAGATCCGCATGCAGAACAAGCAGAAAACACAACTGATTCCGTAAACCACGATGTAATACCTAATGCGCCATTATATCGTCAGCGTCATTTTATGTGGGCAGTAGCAGCACAGTTCTTCAACATTGGAGCACAAGGCGGAACTTGGGCTTACTTTATTAATTATGGTGTAGAAAAAACAGGTCTTCCTGACAATCAGGTGGCTTATTACTTTTCGCTAAGTATGGCAATGATGATGATTGGACGTTTTATTGGTACATTTTTAATGCGTTACATTGCGCCAAACAAATTATTGGCAGTATATAGCATTTGTAATATGTTACTTTGCGTGATCATTTCACAAAGTTTCGGATGGGTTTCGTTTGGAGCCTTAATCATGCTTAACTTCTTTTTAAGTGTAATGTATCCAACTATTTTCAGTCTGGGATTAAAAAAACTGGGAAATAAAACGGAACAAGCTTCTTCTTTTTTAGTAATGGCAATGTTTGGCGGAGCGGTGTTCCCTCCTATTATGGGATTTGTAGCCAATACAAATATTGCTTATGCTTATCTTTTACCAATAGTTTGTTATGTGGTTATACTTTTATTTGCTGTCAAATATTACAAGCCAAAAACACTTGGATTAGGAGAACTTGCAATAAACAAAAGCAGTATATGATACCTGCTGTTTTTTACAGGTTTATAACATTAACAGTCTTAGTTTTATGCTCTATTTCTGCTAAGAGTCAGATTGTTATCAGTAATAAAAACTTCTCATTTGGTACTACCGGAAGAATCGGATTTGGTTATTCTCCGGATATTGAAGGTCATACAGGTCGCCAATTGAATCTTTTAAATCAGGGTTCTCTTGGCGGAAGAATGGATCAGGGAGATTATCTAGATTTACTGCCGGCCTTTCATTTTATGCCGGTAAATGCCAATAAAGATGAAACGGCTATTGACTTTCAGGTAAGACTTGCTTTTTATTCTTCTAATGGTACATTTTTAGGCAATGTAAATACAGGTTCCACAGATGGTATGATTGTTAGTTTACCGGAAGCATTTGTAGAAGCGCGTAATATTGTTGGAAGTCAATGGAGCGTTTGGGCGGGAGCAAGATATATGCGTTACGATGATGTTCACATAGCCGATTATTTTTATTTTGACGATCACTCTTCACAGGGATTTGGTATAAAATATAAAAAAAGCTCGTTTTCTATGTTTTTTCCGGCTGCTATAGATACTACATCTTCTGGAACGGGAACACCTTATTCTTATTCTAATATTATAACAGGCAATAAATCACTAACCTATCGTCAACGCGAAGTTATGGTTGCCGAACATAGTTTTAATTTATCGAGAAAACATATTGTAAAAATATTGGCAGAATATCACCATGTACCGGCAGTGACTAAAAATGCAACTCCCACCTTTCCATCTGATAATGGTTTTGTGGCAGGTTTTAAAATAAATTCGGAGCTTGAAACCAGAAAGATAGGATCTTTCAATCAGTTTTCTATGCGTTATGGAACCGGAATTGCCAATGGTGGAGACAATGGAAATACTCAAACCTGGCGTACTTTTGGCGCACCGGGAACTGATGACAAAACCTATAAAGGAGCTTATTCTTTTACAATGGTAGAACATCTTATGCTGAATCTTTCTGACAGAATAAGTGTTAATCCGTATGCTGTTTACACGAAAAGTAAAGGAGGCGCTGATACAATGGATAAAGCGCCTGATTTTTATAACCGGGATATTTACAACTATAAAACAGATTTAGCAGTTGGAACAAGAGTCATTTATTACATGACAAATTGGTTTCATCTCGTCTCTGAATTGCATTATACAGCGCGCCAAGATGGTAATAATCCCACAGCTTCAATGGTAAAATTTGCATTAGCGCCCACTATTGTACCAACTGCCGAGCGAAGTCCATGGGCGCGACCGCATTTGAGATTTATTGCCGAAGTTTCCCGTTATAATGATTATGCCAAAAATGCTATGTATTCACCGTTTTTACAACAAGCAGGACAAAAAAGATTCGGAACTTATTTTGGTGTGCGATCTGAATGGTGGGTATTTTAATTTAAAAATAATACAATGAAAATAAAATTTGGAGCTTCTCTCCTATCCTGGATAACACCTCTTTGGAATGCCGAAGCAGGACATTATGCTATAAAAAAAACAGCTCAAACAGGTTTTGACATGATTGAAATCCTTCTGCCTAATAGCATGGATTTTGATACAGAAACAGTTAAAAAACAGCTTAAAGAAAATAATCTTGATGTTGCCTGTTCCTTAAACCTGCCCAAAGAAGCGCATATTCCTTTTTATCCCAAAGAAGCATTAACATTGATTTGTAAAGCATTGGATAAAACCGCTGCTTTGGATGCTACTTTTTTAGGAGGTGTACTTCACGGAGGAATTGGAGTTTTTACAGGAAATCCAATTACAGATAATGAAAAAGAGATTATCGCAGATGTTTGGCAGGAAGCTGCTCAATATGCTCAAAAACTTGGAGTTACTATTGGTATAGAACCCATAAATCGTTATGAAAGCTATTGCTGTAATACTGCAGAAAATGTACTCGAACTCATAGAAAAAACAAATGCAGCAAATCTTGCAGTTCATCTGGATACCTTTCATATGAATATTGAAGAAAGTAATTTTTATGATCCGATTTTAAGTTCCGGAAAATTACTAAAACACATGCACATTACCGAAAGCAATCGTGGAATGCCCGGAGAAGGAAATGTTAATTGGAATGAACTCTTTAAAGCTCTTAAAGAAATTGATTTTGAAGGAAATCTTGTTCTGGAAAATTTTTCATCAGATGTACCAGGAATGCAGCAAGCGGTTTCTTTATGGCAAAAATCTCCGCATAATGCAGAAGAATTGGCTAAAGGAAGTCTTCATTTTCTAAAACAGCATTTGGAAGTCTAACTGTCAGTATTTTCATTAACATCTATTTCAAAAAAGAACTCCAAAATCTTCAGATTTTGGAGTTCTTTTTTGAATTGCATAATTGTTTATAAACCATTTTATTGCAGAAATTAAACCTTATTACATTTATTGTAAAATCATATTTTACATCAATCCCCAACAAGATATAAAAACCAAAATATTAAAGTCTAAAACAGATAAAAAAGCTTTGCCAATTTCAAATAAATAAACCATCGCGGAACTATCCGTACAAATTTTTTATCTCCGACATGACAAAGGTGCTTTGAGTACTCCCTATACTTTCAACTGATCCCAATTTATTAAATACAAAATCCTGATAATGCTTCATGTCTTTGGCAGAAACTTTCATTAAAAAATCGTAATCACCAGAGATATTGTAACATTCCACAACTTCTTCTATTTTCATAATATCACTAACAAACTGATTCCCAATATTACGATCGTGCTGTTTAAGTTTGATATTACAAAAAACAATGAAGCCTCTGTTTAATTTTTCTGCATCAAGCAGGGCAATATATTTTTTAATATAACCGCTGTTTTCTAATCTTTTAATACGCTCAAAAACAGGCGATGCCGAAAGATTTACCATTTTAGCAAGCTCTTTTACAGTGTATTTAGAATTATCGTGTAGTATATTTAATAACTGAAGATCAATATCGTCTATTTGTTCCATAGCTTTTTTTACTTTAAACAGGTTTAATTTATTTCTAAAAAAGAATAAAATTCTTCAAATATAACCAGAAACAACATAAAAATCTTATTTTATAAAAAATAAAAAGACAACATACTGCAAAGTTTATTTTCACAGCATAAAAATCTAAAGCACACTATTTTATGACAGGGAATGTTATAAATAAAATTATACTTCTTTTCGTCGAGCCATACCCTGAGCGATGATACTAGCGGCAATCAATTGCAAGGCATGATAAAGCATGAGTGGCAACAATACGATGCCGGTGATAGTACTGTGCTGAAAAAGTACTTTTGACATAACGGTGCCATGAACCAATGATTTTTTAGACCCGCAGAATAAGACAGTAATACGGTCTTCTTCTGAAAAACCAAGCAAGCGGCTTATTAATCCGACACAAAAGAATACGGCAAAAAACAACGTCATCATCCCTGCAGCGAGTCCAGCAAGTTCAAGAGCGGTGAAGCCTTCAAAAAGATGTTCGGAAAATGACTTGCAAAACGATGTGTAAATAATCGTTAGAATAACTGACTGATCGAAATATTTGAGCTGTTTCTTGTATTTTTCGGCAATGGCGCCTAAACGGGAATTGAGGCTTATGCCAATGATGACAGGTAGCAAGACTTGCAGAATCAACTTTATGACGATTTGAGTGACATCAAAATCGCCTGTCGCAGAAGCTATAAACAGTCCAACCCAGAGCGGCGTAACCACTACTCCAATCAAACTGGAAATACTCGCATTGAAAATAGCTGCGGGAATGTTTCCCTTGGCGATGGAAACCATGACCACAGAAGAGGATACTGTAGACGGTAAAGCTGCCAGAAAAAATACACCAAGCCAAATCAGCTCGAAGCCGTTATTGACAAACAACGGGCGAAATGCCAAAACAATAAGCGGAAAAAATAAAAAGGTTGTCAATTGAACGACAATGTGCATTTTCCAGTTGGAAAGTCCGGCTTTTAGTTTCGCAACACTCAGTCGCATGCCGTAAAACAAGAAAATAAAAGAAACGCCAGCATTGGCAATCTCCTCCAGCGAAACAGGTTCTTTGACCATGCCTGGCTTTGGCAAAAAATAAGCCATCAGAATCATGGTGGCTATCATTAACAGGAAACCGTCGAACCCTGCTTTTTTTAATACTTCTAATAATTTATTCAATGTCTTTTAAATATTATTCCTCCGTGGAGGCACGGATTCCATTATTAATATATTGAGACTAAATCCCAAGTTCTTTGCGTATAATTTCTGCTCCTGCGCTTAAAGCATTTAACTTGCCTCTGGCTATGTTTCGAGATAACGGCGCCATACCGCAGTTTGTAGAAGGGTAAAGATTTTCGGCATCTACAAACTCAAGAGCTTTACGCAGAGTATCAGCTACTTCTTCTGGTGTTTCTATAGTGTTGGTTGCTACATCAATGGCACCGACCATTACTTTTTTACCGCGAACAAGTTCCATTAAATTTAAAGGCACATTGGAGTTGTGACATTCTAAAGACACAATATCAATTTTAGATTTTTGAATTTTCGGAAAAATTTCTTCGTATTGTCGCCACTCTGAGCCTAATGTCTTTTTCCAATCAGTATTTGCCTGTATTCCATAACCATAGCAAATATGAACCGCAGTTTGACAGTGTAAACCTTCAATGGCTCTTTCTAATGCTGCCATTCCCCAATCGTTTACTTCATCAAAGAACACATTAAATGCAGGTTCATCAAACTGGATAATATCTACCCCTGCATCTTGAAGTTCTCTTGCTTCTTCATTGAGTGCTTTCGCAAATTCCCACGCCAATTTTTCCCTGCTTTTATAATGGTCGTCGTACAAGGTATCTACCATTGTCAGCGGACCTGGCAATGCCCATTTTATAGGCTTATTAGTCTGTTTACGTAAAAATTTAGCGTCTTCAACAAAAACTGCTTTTTGACGTGCAACATCACCTACAACCACTGGAACACTCGCGTCATAGCGGTTACGGATTTTTACTGTTTTACGATTTTCAAAATCTACACCGCTTAAATGCTCGATAAAAGTCGTTACAAAATGCTGGCGTGTCTGCTCGCCGTCACAAATGATATCCAGATCTGCCAATTGTTGTTCCTGCAGAGAAATGCGTAAAGCATCTTGTTTTCCTTCAAGTAGCTGATCGCCTTCTAATTTCCATGGTGACCAAAGTTTTTCGGGTGGTGCAAGCCAGGCAGGTTTGGGTAAACTTCCAACAATAGAGGTAGGTAATAATAATTTCTTCATAGTAGTATAATGTTAATGCGTTGTAATCAATTAAAGAGTAAAATTAGCAGACCATTGTTCCAGGAGACTTTTGTAGGGCTTAATGAAATGCTCTTCTGCATATTTACCTTGTTCAATAGCTAATCGGCTGCGCTCTTCACGGTCATAATCCACGCGAGTCAGTGAATAATCTTCGTGTTTAAGAGTAGGTTGATAGATTTTCCCAGCCACTGAATTTGCATTGTAAATTTCAGGGCGATAAATCTTCTGAAAAGTCTCCATCGTACTAATTGAGCTGATTAGTCCAAGATCAGTATAATCAGCAAGCAGATCTCCGGAATGATAAAAAGCCATCGGTGCCACACTATTCGAAGGCATGAAAAAACGAACTTTTAAGCCCATTTTAGAGAAATATTCATCTGTGATAGAATACTGATCCTGCAGATACTCAAAACCCAGAACCGGATGCTGATACTCCGTACGAGTATAAGTTTTGTTACTCGATACACTTAGACAAATGATCGGTGACATCTTAAAATGCTCTTTATAAGTGACTGAATTCACAAAGCACTTATAAAGTTTTCCGTGCAAATCACCAAAATTTTCAGGGATACAAAAATTAGATTTATTTTTATTGTGCTCGATTAATAAAATACTGAAATCATAATCACGAACATAAGACGAAAAATTATTCCCGGCAATACCTTCGATACGCTGGCTAGTCTTGCGGTCAAAAATATTCGTTTTTAAAACTTCAATCAACGGCAAATTGTTAATACCATTCTTATCATCAATACGCATCGTTACTGTGATGATTTCAAGTTCTACAAGGTAACGATCAGCTTTTGGATTATCTAGATGAGCCAATGCATTGAATCGATTGTTAATCATATTTAATGCATTACGTAAGTTTTGTTGGCGATTACCTCCTCTGGCCAGGTTTGCAAAATTGGTTGTCAAACGCGTTTGACTTGACGGGTGATAGTTTTCATCTAAACAAGTGCTCTTTAGTGTGAATGCAAAATCATTCTGGATTGTATTCTGGGTATTTTCAATATCCTGCTTTTCGTTTATTCCCCTATCTTCTTGTATGTTCGCTCTCATCTGATGATAATGTTTAGTTTTTTTACCCTGCAAATTTGAATATAAAAGATTAAATATTTTTATTTGTACGTAAAATCAGTTAATTATTCTTTTATTTAATATCTTAAAAGATTATTAATCTTTAAACAAATATAATAAGGAAGGAAAACAGATAAATATTCTTTAGTGAACTAAGATGATTGATTTGGAGTTTCCGTGAGCACTTCAAAAACTCAAAAAAGAAAACAATATCATCTATATTTGTCAAAATTTAAGATAGACATAGTAATGAATTTGATAGAAAATTTAAAATGGCGCTACGCCACAAAAGCTTACAATAACATTAAAGTAACAGAAGATAAGGTCGATCAGATCTTAGAGGCTATAAATCTTTCAGCATCTTCTTGCGGTCTGCAATCTTACCGTGTTTTTGTTGTAAGCAACCCGGAAATTCAGCAAAAATTAGGTGCTGATTCGTATAATGGACAGATTAGCTCTTGCTCTCATTTGTTGGTTTTTGCTGCATTCACTGACATGTCTTCGACTTACATTGACGATTATATGGCAATGACAGAAAAGCAAAGAGGTCTTGATTCTGGTGCCTTATCAGGATTTAGAAATGGATTGCATTCCTATTTTAACAATATTAACGCAGAACAAAAAGCACTTTGGGCTGCCAAACAGGCTTATATTGCGCTAGGAACTGCACTTATTGCTGCGGCAGAATTGAAAGTGGATGCCACTCCTATCGAAGGATTTAATGCCGCCACTATCGATGCCGTTTTGGGTTTG is a window encoding:
- a CDS encoding SDR family oxidoreductase, with protein sequence MEKVVVIGGSKGIGSTIVLQQLENKQVYNISRNAPDISHPNLIHYKADVLLDTLPEIESIDALIYCPGSINLKPILNLSIDDFRNDFEINVIGAVKVIQHYLPALKKGTNPSIILFSTVAVKLGMPYHASIAVAKGGVEGLVKSFGAELAPTIRINGIAPTITETSLSASILRNDRMKENMIERHPLKNYLKPQEVAQMADYLISKSAGSISGQIFQMDYGLVSFKM
- a CDS encoding TIGR03643 family protein, yielding MNVKHSNFSVIELDRIIEMAWEDRTTFDAIKFQFNLSEADVKVLMKKELKFSSYKLWRKRVENCKTKHSAKRSVEIDRFKCSRQRAISNNKISKRR
- a CDS encoding deoxyribodipyrimidine photo-lyase, translating into MNKKEINIIWFKRDLRFTDHEPLFMAQQENIPLLLVYIFEPSIMAHDDSDVRHWRFVYESLKEMQSKLKAIGAQLYYFHNEVEPVFEQLCSIYDVKTVFSYQEIGNKTTFERDISMQSFFNNHKIIWKQSQLHGVIRKLKSRQNWDERWEKVMRADPRIIDLNTIKFESLDADFYLNLKGKTLSKEITERNENFQQGGEYWAWRYLKSFAEERHVNYSKHISKPSLSRKSCSRLSPYLTYGNISMRMVYQYTNQFYEASPNQKAMLNFVSRLHWHCHFMQKFESDCRIEFENIDHSFDVLIKPKNEIYIKAWQEGKSGVPIVDACMRCLIATGFINFRMRALVVSFFVFNLWQDWRDLHFLARQFLDYEPGIHYPQLQMQAGVTGTGTIRIYNPIKNSEEHDSDGIFIKKWIPELANIPPHLLHEPWKLGLIDQQLYECEIGKDYPFPIVDIEETRKHASAIIWNIRKNGEINIK
- a CDS encoding LacI family DNA-binding transcriptional regulator; translation: MKKVSIKDVALKAGVSIASVSYVLNNKPNGRIGKETAEKVIKAAEELNYRANTAAKNLKTQRTNIIGLIVADIANPYFSQIARIIENEATKKGYTLIIGSSDENKEKFESLVSMFYHRQAEGLIIAPVENSEACLQRLQKQNIPFVFIDRYLPKIKADNIQINNYDISYNVTQHLIKEKRSNILIVAYDSTLDHLMQRTQGFKDALEKYNIPYNANNILNINKDQIDQDIDKGFNTIFQGNNKPDAVFFVSNKLAVSGLKKIMKLGIAVPTDLAVVAFDETEAYELFSVPLSYVSQPLTDIGIEAVELLHNKIKDPLLPVQNITLEAQMHIKASSKINNL
- a CDS encoding carbohydrate kinase, with product MKEQTTKSSIYCYGEVLWDIFPDGARAGGAPFNVAYNLMRMGVDAHMISRIGNDKLGSDLMKQLSDWNIATENTQIDNQYPTGTVLAHIDEHNEAHYDITEPVAWDFIEYRDDQINKVSNAAAFVFGSLITRGEKSRNTLFQLLEIAKFKVFDVNIRPPFFSVPVVKELLYKADLVKMNKAELRLILDFLGRDYVNEDDSIRYIQDEFNINEVLISKGSKGAIYYNGDDHYQALAVPVKIADTVGSGDAFLAGFLSKRITNSSPEEIMAQAVALGGFITSKEGACPSYTLTDFNAFRQDHKLISSSI
- a CDS encoding sugar MFS transporter translates to MSQAKFTEKKYTITFIFVTSLFLFWAIAITMGDVLNKHFQNVLHISKSESGLVQLSIFGAYAVMGIPAGLFMKKYGYKKGVLLGLILYALGAFLFIPAAQNESFSFFRAALFILASGLATLETVAHPFVASLGDERTSDQRINFAQSFNGLGAIIGPLVGGFFILNTKGAEGLESVKTLYMIIGFVILAIALAFWFVKVPTLKDPHAEQAENTTDSVNHDVIPNAPLYRQRHFMWAVAAQFFNIGAQGGTWAYFINYGVEKTGLPDNQVAYYFSLSMAMMMIGRFIGTFLMRYIAPNKLLAVYSICNMLLCVIISQSFGWVSFGALIMLNFFLSVMYPTIFSLGLKKLGNKTEQASSFLVMAMFGGAVFPPIMGFVANTNIAYAYLLPIVCYVVILLFAVKYYKPKTLGLGELAINKSSI
- a CDS encoding carbohydrate porin codes for the protein MIPAVFYRFITLTVLVLCSISAKSQIVISNKNFSFGTTGRIGFGYSPDIEGHTGRQLNLLNQGSLGGRMDQGDYLDLLPAFHFMPVNANKDETAIDFQVRLAFYSSNGTFLGNVNTGSTDGMIVSLPEAFVEARNIVGSQWSVWAGARYMRYDDVHIADYFYFDDHSSQGFGIKYKKSSFSMFFPAAIDTTSSGTGTPYSYSNIITGNKSLTYRQREVMVAEHSFNLSRKHIVKILAEYHHVPAVTKNATPTFPSDNGFVAGFKINSELETRKIGSFNQFSMRYGTGIANGGDNGNTQTWRTFGAPGTDDKTYKGAYSFTMVEHLMLNLSDRISVNPYAVYTKSKGGADTMDKAPDFYNRDIYNYKTDLAVGTRVIYYMTNWFHLVSELHYTARQDGNNPTASMVKFALAPTIVPTAERSPWARPHLRFIAEVSRYNDYAKNAMYSPFLQQAGQKRFGTYFGVRSEWWVF